The DNA window AGGATCGTCAGTCCCTCCGAGGTCGAGGAACACCCCCGCCTTCCCGCCGAACATGTTGATGCTGTCAAGGGTAGCCATCGTGAGTCCAGCTCCGTTGGCTATGACGCCGATGTTGCCATCGAGCTGCACGAAAGCTATGTCCAGCCTCTTGGCCTTCTCCTCGAGCGGTGTTAGGTCCTCGGGCAACGATTCGTACTCCTTGTGCCTGAAAAGCGCGTCGGGATCGATCGTCACCTTCGCGTCTCCTGCGATGACCTTTCCGTCCTTTGTGACAACAAGCGGGTTGATCTCCGCAAGCTCAGCGTCCTCCTTCATGACGAGCTCGCTCATGCGCTGGCATATGTTCGCCAGCTGCGACGCCTGTTCCTTTGGAAGGCCCATGAATGATGCGACCTTCCTTCCCACGAATGGCTGATAGCCTATGAACTGGTCAAGCGATATCATGAGGATCCTGTTCTCGGGGACGCTCTCAATGTCCATTCCTCCGTCGGGCGAGGCCATGATCACCAGCGAGCGCCTGCTCCTGTCGATAGTGATGCCCAGATAGAGCTCCTTCGCGACATCGAGCCTCCGTTCCACGAGGACCTCCTTCGAGATGTAGCCGCGGATGTTCATGCCGATGATCGCGGACGCGACCCTTCTCGCCTCCTCGACCGTCTGAGCAGGTTTGATGCCGCCGGCCTTGCCTCTGCCGCCGATCAAGACCTGCGCCTTGACCATGACTGGCCCGGAAATGGCTCTGATCTGGTCCGGCGAGGACACGACGAATCCTTCCGGCACTGGTATGCCGTACTTCTTGAGCACTTCCTTTGCCTTGTATTCGAACAGCTTCATCTACAGATCGCCTTGGTCGAGTAACCCTGAATCGAGCTATTTATGTATTCCTCAAAGACGGACTTTCAATGTTCTCCGCTTGCGTGGTGCCAATGGTATCGAAAGCCTTATCACGAGACCGTCCAATCATGCGTTTCGATGGAGCAGGACATTAGGATTGAGACTCTCATCGTGATGTCGGTCGCCATCTTTCTCGTGATGGGCGTGGTCGCCTTCATAGTGCCCTTCGAGGACACCAACACGAAACTCTTCTTCATAGGCGTCGTCGCCGCACTCACGACGATAAACGTCGTCGGACTTTTCATGGTCTGGAGGTCTTCGCCGACCATCGTCGACGAGGTGTTCCTCATGACGCCCACCGGGATGCTGCTGAAGCACTACACGAGGCGCCTCCGGCCGGATCAGGATCAGGACATCATGGCGGGCATGCTCACCGCGGTCCAGAACTTCGTCAGAGAGAGCTTCGACGAGGCGGGGGGAAAGCTCAATGAGATCAAGTTCGAGAACTACGACATCCTCATCTC is part of the Candidatus Thermoplasmatota archaeon genome and encodes:
- the sucC gene encoding ADP-forming succinate--CoA ligase subunit beta, producing MKLFEYKAKEVLKKYGIPVPEGFVVSSPDQIRAISGPVMVKAQVLIGGRGKAGGIKPAQTVEEARRVASAIIGMNIRGYISKEVLVERRLDVAKELYLGITIDRSRRSLVIMASPDGGMDIESVPENRILMISLDQFIGYQPFVGRKVASFMGLPKEQASQLANICQRMSELVMKEDAELAEINPLVVTKDGKVIAGDAKVTIDPDALFRHKEYESLPEDLTPLEEKAKRLDIAFVQLDGNIGVIANGAGLTMATLDSINMFGGKAGVFLDLGGTDDPEKVKSAMLLMREARPKVILLNIFGGITKCDTVAKGVLEAIDSEKVTIPIVARIKGVNEDIARTMLKDAGMIPASGLSEAAELASKESLRGV